A stretch of the Streptomyces sp. NBC_00654 genome encodes the following:
- a CDS encoding terpene cyclase, giving the protein MDSELPDIYCPFPQRTNPHVGHTRDHLDAWTRRTGLVHRESARKRFEQADFGAFVGMVYPAAKGEHLDLVADWFVWLFLVDDQLDDGHLGRSPDRVRDVVDRMRAVVDGSAPRPLPGEELPAAVTALADLWERTTPNAAPHWRTRFAWHLVMYLTTATTWEAGNRADDVVPSEETYIAKRRHTGAIHVCMDLIEIVAGIEAPESIHNDPRFITALEASCNVVCWANDVYSFEKEQVLGEIHNLVHLVRHHRALGEQQALDHVAERIATETERFLTAEEELLELYPQLSGLLVPYLDGMRSWMRGNLDWSRQTPRYNPADVSQYAEPGEYLEETVLGIGGDHAVQCAGETNRTV; this is encoded by the coding sequence GTGGACAGCGAACTGCCGGACATCTACTGCCCGTTCCCGCAGCGGACCAACCCGCACGTCGGTCACACCCGGGACCATCTTGACGCCTGGACGCGCCGTACCGGGCTGGTACACCGCGAGTCGGCGAGAAAGCGCTTCGAACAGGCCGATTTCGGCGCCTTCGTCGGCATGGTCTACCCGGCGGCCAAGGGTGAACACCTCGATCTGGTGGCCGATTGGTTCGTCTGGCTCTTCCTCGTGGACGACCAGCTCGACGACGGGCATCTCGGCCGCAGCCCGGATCGGGTACGCGACGTGGTCGACCGGATGCGGGCCGTGGTGGACGGCTCCGCTCCCCGTCCGCTGCCGGGAGAGGAGCTCCCGGCCGCCGTGACGGCCCTGGCCGACCTGTGGGAACGTACGACTCCGAATGCCGCGCCGCACTGGCGCACCCGCTTCGCCTGGCATCTGGTCATGTACCTCACGACGGCCACCACCTGGGAGGCCGGGAACCGGGCCGACGACGTGGTGCCGTCCGAGGAGACGTACATCGCGAAGCGGCGGCACACCGGGGCCATCCATGTCTGCATGGACCTCATAGAGATCGTGGCCGGCATCGAGGCCCCGGAGTCGATCCACAACGACCCCCGGTTCATCACCGCCCTGGAGGCCTCGTGCAACGTCGTGTGCTGGGCCAATGACGTCTACTCCTTCGAGAAGGAGCAGGTGCTCGGCGAGATCCACAACCTCGTCCACCTGGTCCGGCACCACCGGGCCCTGGGGGAACAGCAGGCGCTGGACCATGTCGCCGAGCGGATAGCCACGGAGACCGAGCGGTTCCTGACGGCCGAGGAAGAACTCCTGGAGCTCTATCCGCAGCTCTCCGGTCTGCTCGTGCCCTACCTCGACGGCATGCGCAGCTGGATGCGCGGCAATCTGGACTGGTCCCGGCAGACCCCGCGCTACAACCCGGCCGACGTCAGCCAGTACGCGGAGCCCGGGGAGTATCTGGAGGAGACGGTGCTGGGCATCGGCGGTGACCACGCCGTCCAGTGCGCCGGGGAGACGAACCGCACCGTCTGA
- a CDS encoding sugar-binding transcriptional regulator: protein MGPAELVQAAAMARRFYLEGKSKIQIAEEFGVSRFKVARVLETALERDLVRIEIRVPAELDAERSDALRARYGLRHAVVVESPADEQDDAADPENLGEVAADLLGELVNEGDVLGLAWGRSTIHMAAALDRLPPCTVVQLTGVYDAGTAERGSVEAVRRAAQVSGGEAHPIYAPMLLPDPATAAALRHQTGIARAFEYFDKVTVAAVSIGSWEPGISTVHDMLSDEERAHYASLGVAAEMSAHLFDSDGRRVGRDLGERCITVEADRLRRIPEVVAIAGGQRKAAAIGAVLRSGLVTSLVTDTAAADFLLTESVAGPRPALERADPDGE, encoded by the coding sequence ATGGGACCCGCGGAGCTGGTGCAGGCGGCGGCCATGGCCCGCCGGTTCTACCTTGAGGGAAAGTCGAAGATCCAGATCGCCGAGGAGTTCGGCGTCAGCCGCTTCAAGGTGGCCCGGGTCCTGGAGACGGCCCTTGAGCGTGATCTCGTACGGATCGAGATCCGGGTACCGGCCGAGCTGGACGCCGAGCGTTCCGACGCGCTCCGGGCCCGCTACGGGCTCCGGCACGCGGTCGTCGTCGAGTCCCCGGCGGACGAACAGGACGACGCGGCCGACCCGGAGAACCTGGGCGAGGTCGCGGCCGACCTGCTCGGCGAACTGGTGAACGAGGGCGATGTCCTGGGCCTGGCCTGGGGCCGCTCCACCATCCATATGGCGGCGGCCCTCGACCGGCTGCCGCCCTGCACGGTCGTGCAGCTCACCGGCGTGTACGACGCGGGGACGGCCGAGCGCGGCTCGGTCGAGGCGGTCCGCCGGGCCGCCCAGGTATCCGGTGGCGAGGCGCACCCGATCTACGCGCCGATGCTGCTGCCGGACCCGGCGACCGCCGCGGCCCTGCGGCACCAGACGGGCATCGCCCGCGCCTTCGAGTACTTCGACAAGGTGACGGTCGCCGCCGTCTCGATCGGCTCCTGGGAGCCGGGCATCTCCACGGTCCACGACATGCTCTCCGACGAGGAGCGGGCGCACTACGCGTCGCTCGGCGTCGCCGCGGAGATGTCCGCGCACCTCTTCGACTCCGACGGCCGCCGGGTCGGGCGCGACCTCGGCGAGCGGTGCATCACGGTCGAGGCGGACCGGCTGCGCCGGATCCCCGAGGTGGTGGCGATCGCGGGCGGCCAGCGCAAGGCGGCGGCGATCGGTGCCGTACTGCGCTCCGGGCTGGTCACCAGCCTGGTGACGGACACGGCGGCGGCCGACTTCCTGCTCACCGAGTCGGTGGCCGGACCGCGCCCGGCGCTGGAGCGGGCCGACCCCGACGGGGAGTGA
- the rpe gene encoding ribulose-phosphate 3-epimerase, which yields MAQINPSILSADFARLADEAKAVEGADWLHVDVMDNHFVPNLTLGVPIVEALSRATDTPLDCHLMIEDADRWAPQYVEAGAGSVTFHVEAAAAPVRLAREIRAKGARASMALKPATPIEPYEDLLPELDMLLIMTVEPGFGGQAFLDIMLPKIRRTRELISKHGLELWLQVDGGVSASTIERCAEAGADVFVAGSAVYGAADPAEAVRALRARADAATAVAPWACGH from the coding sequence ATGGCCCAGATCAACCCCAGCATTCTGTCCGCCGATTTCGCGCGTCTCGCCGACGAGGCGAAGGCCGTCGAAGGTGCCGACTGGCTCCATGTCGACGTGATGGACAATCACTTCGTGCCCAATCTGACCCTCGGGGTACCGATCGTCGAGGCGCTGAGCAGGGCGACGGACACTCCGCTGGACTGCCATCTGATGATCGAGGACGCCGACCGCTGGGCTCCGCAGTACGTCGAGGCGGGGGCGGGCTCCGTCACCTTCCACGTGGAGGCCGCGGCGGCGCCGGTCCGGCTGGCGCGGGAGATCCGGGCGAAGGGGGCGCGTGCGTCGATGGCGCTCAAGCCCGCGACGCCCATCGAGCCGTACGAGGACCTGCTCCCCGAGCTCGACATGCTGCTGATCATGACGGTCGAGCCGGGCTTCGGCGGCCAGGCGTTCCTGGACATCATGCTGCCCAAGATCCGCCGCACCCGTGAGCTGATCTCCAAGCACGGCCTCGAACTGTGGCTCCAGGTCGACGGCGGCGTCTCGGCGTCCACCATCGAGCGGTGCGCCGAGGCCGGTGCCGATGTCTTCGTCGCCGGCTCGGCGGTGTACGGGGCGGCGGATCCGGCCGAAGCGGTGCGGGCCCTGCGCGCGCGGGCGGACGCGGCAACGGCCGTGGCGCCCTGGGCGTGCGGCCACTGA
- a CDS encoding RsmB/NOP family class I SAM-dependent RNA methyltransferase, with protein sequence MNDQQRRRPAKPHRRPQKDPVRFLAFEALRAVDERDAYANLVLPPLLRKARAKGDFDARDAALATELVYGTLRRQGTYDAIVAACIDRPLREVDPPVLDVLNMGVHQLLGTRIPTHAAVSASVELARVVLGEGRAKFVNAVLRKVSAHDLDGWVERVAPSYEQDAEDHLSVVHSHPRWVVSALWDALGGGRAGIEDLLEADNERPEVTLVARPGRSTTEELLEALGEENGLPGRWSPYAVRMAEGGEPGALTAVQEGRAGVQDEGSQLVAAALANAPVKGNDTRWLDGCAGPGGKAALLAALAAGRGAALLAAEKQPHRARLVERALAGNPGPYQVITADGTRPPWQPGTFDRILMDVPCSGLGALRRRPEARWRRRAADLESFAPLQRGLLREALKAVRVGGVVGYATCSPHLAETRVVVEDVLKGRGGEPVSAEWIDARPLMPGVPALGDGPDVQLWPHLHGTDAMYLALLRRTG encoded by the coding sequence GTGAACGACCAGCAGCGTCGCCGTCCCGCCAAGCCCCATCGCCGTCCCCAGAAGGATCCCGTCCGGTTCCTCGCCTTCGAGGCGCTCAGGGCCGTCGACGAACGTGACGCGTACGCCAACCTGGTGCTGCCGCCGCTGCTCAGGAAGGCCCGCGCCAAGGGCGACTTCGACGCCCGGGACGCGGCACTGGCGACCGAGCTGGTCTACGGGACACTGCGCCGCCAGGGCACGTACGACGCGATCGTCGCGGCCTGTATCGACCGGCCGCTGCGTGAGGTCGACCCGCCGGTCCTCGATGTGCTCAACATGGGCGTCCACCAGTTGCTCGGCACCCGCATCCCGACCCACGCCGCGGTCTCCGCCAGCGTGGAACTGGCCCGGGTGGTGCTCGGCGAGGGGCGCGCCAAGTTCGTCAACGCGGTGCTGCGCAAGGTCTCGGCGCACGACCTCGACGGCTGGGTGGAGCGCGTCGCCCCGTCCTACGAACAGGACGCCGAGGACCATCTCTCCGTCGTCCATTCGCACCCGCGGTGGGTCGTCTCCGCGCTCTGGGACGCCCTGGGCGGTGGCCGCGCCGGGATCGAGGACCTGCTGGAGGCCGACAACGAGCGGCCCGAGGTCACGCTGGTCGCCCGTCCCGGCCGCTCCACCACCGAGGAGCTGCTGGAGGCCCTCGGTGAGGAGAACGGCCTGCCCGGCCGCTGGTCGCCGTACGCGGTACGGATGGCGGAGGGCGGCGAGCCGGGAGCCCTGACCGCCGTGCAGGAGGGGCGGGCGGGCGTCCAGGACGAAGGCAGCCAGCTCGTCGCCGCCGCCCTCGCCAACGCCCCGGTGAAGGGCAACGACACCCGCTGGCTGGACGGCTGCGCGGGTCCCGGCGGCAAGGCCGCCCTGCTGGCCGCGCTCGCGGCGGGTCGGGGCGCCGCTCTGCTGGCGGCCGAGAAGCAGCCGCACCGCGCCCGGCTCGTGGAGCGGGCGCTGGCCGGCAACCCCGGCCCGTACCAGGTCATCACCGCGGACGGCACCCGCCCGCCGTGGCAGCCCGGCACCTTCGACCGGATCCTGATGGACGTGCCCTGCTCGGGACTCGGTGCGCTGCGCCGTCGCCCGGAGGCCCGCTGGCGGCGCCGCGCGGCCGACCTGGAGAGCTTCGCACCCCTCCAACGCGGGCTGCTGCGCGAGGCGTTGAAGGCCGTCCGGGTCGGCGGCGTCGTGGGGTACGCGACCTGCTCGCCGCACCTCGCGGAGACCCGGGTCGTCGTGGAGGACGTCCTGAAGGGCCGGGGCGGGGAGCCGGTGAGCGCCGAGTGGATCGACGCCCGGCCGCTGATGCCCGGAGTGCCCGCGCTGGGGGACGGCCCAGACGTCCAGCTCTGGCCGCATCTGCACGGCACGGACGCGATGTATCTCGCGCTGCTGCGCCGGACCGGCTGA
- the fmt gene encoding methionyl-tRNA formyltransferase yields the protein MKLVFAGTPEVAVPALDALIASERHEVAAVVTRPDAPAGRGRRLVASPVAERAEEAGIEVLKPGRPRDEDFLARLREIAPDCCPVVAYGALLPKAALAVPARGWVNLHFSLLPAWRGAAPVQHSVMAGDEVTGASTFLIEEGLDSGPVYGVLTEEVRPTDTSGDLLTRLAFAGAGLLAATMDGIEDGTLHAVPQPAEGITLAPKITVEDAQVRWADPALRVDRVVRGCTPAPGAWTLFRGERLKLVQATPVLDRTDLAPGELAAAKNNVYAGTGSHAVELLWVQPQGKKPMKAADWARGVRIAPGELLGV from the coding sequence ATGAAGCTCGTCTTCGCCGGCACCCCCGAGGTCGCCGTCCCCGCCCTGGACGCCCTGATCGCCTCCGAACGGCACGAGGTGGCCGCCGTGGTGACCCGTCCCGACGCCCCCGCGGGCCGCGGGCGCCGTCTGGTCGCCAGCCCCGTCGCCGAGCGGGCCGAGGAGGCCGGGATCGAGGTCCTCAAGCCGGGCCGGCCGCGGGACGAGGACTTCCTGGCCCGGCTGCGGGAGATCGCCCCCGACTGCTGCCCGGTCGTCGCCTACGGGGCGCTGCTGCCCAAGGCGGCGCTGGCCGTGCCCGCCCGGGGCTGGGTCAATCTGCACTTCTCGCTGCTGCCCGCCTGGCGCGGTGCCGCGCCGGTGCAGCACTCGGTGATGGCCGGGGACGAGGTGACCGGAGCGTCCACCTTCCTGATCGAGGAGGGTCTCGACTCCGGTCCGGTCTACGGCGTCCTCACCGAGGAGGTCCGGCCCACCGACACCAGCGGCGATCTGCTCACCCGGCTCGCCTTCGCCGGTGCCGGGCTGCTCGCGGCGACGATGGACGGCATCGAGGACGGCACACTGCACGCCGTGCCGCAGCCCGCCGAGGGCATCACCCTCGCCCCGAAGATCACTGTCGAGGACGCGCAGGTGCGCTGGGCCGACCCGGCCCTGCGGGTGGACCGGGTCGTGCGCGGCTGCACCCCGGCCCCCGGGGCCTGGACCCTCTTCCGGGGCGAGCGGCTGAAGCTCGTCCAGGCCACCCCGGTCCTGGACCGTACGGATCTGGCGCCCGGCGAGCTGGCCGCCGCCAAGAACAACGTGTACGCCGGCACCGGTTCGCACGCCGTCGAGCTGCTCTGGGTGCAGCCGCAGGGCAAGAAGCCGATGAAGGCCGCCGACTGGGCGCGCGGAGTGCGGATCGCCCCGGGCGAGCTGCTCGGGGTGTAG
- a CDS encoding primosomal protein N', whose amino-acid sequence MSSDNEQSAEPAAGAPEQLALIRETVRRAKVPRAKPRTWRGAALAKELPVARVLVNKGVLHLDQYFDYAVPEELDADAQPGVRVRVRFGAGGRNVQGGRREGGGLIDGFLIERLAESDYQGALAALAYVVSPEPVLGPELLALSRAVADRYAGSLADVLQLAVPPRNGRAEAKPSPAPLPPPAAPGPGSWERYGQGPAFLRALAAGGAPRAVWTALPGPHWPREIALAVAATLSSGRGALVVVPDGRAAGRMDAALTEVLGDGRHALLTADSGPEKRYRQWLAVRRGSVRAVVGTRAAMFAPVADLGLVVIWDDGDSSHSDDNAPFPHVREVLELRAAHGGCAFLLGSTGCTVEAAQLVESGWALPLSADRDKLRAAAPLIRTVGDGELARDGAARTARLPSLAWQTVRDGLRSGPVLVQVPRRGYAPRLACERCRTPARCRHCAGPLEAPDQRDLDCAWCGRAERAWHCTACGSTRLRARVVGARRTAEELGRAFPAVPVRTSGRDHILDAVPGAPALVVSTPGAEPVAEGGYAAALLLDGWAMLTRPDLRAGEEALRRWTAAASLVRGQDEGGTVVIVAEPTLRPVQALVRWDPAGFARRELAERAELGFPPVSRMASVTGPAEALAGFLATAGLPPEAEILGPVPVPAAEPGRPRRPWDAPPGETWERALIRVVPGRGAALAAALKGARAARTARGGGDPIRIRIDPPDIG is encoded by the coding sequence GTGAGCAGCGACAACGAGCAGTCCGCCGAGCCCGCGGCCGGGGCGCCGGAGCAGCTTGCGCTGATCCGCGAGACCGTCCGCAGGGCGAAGGTGCCGAGGGCCAAGCCCCGGACCTGGCGGGGCGCCGCGCTGGCCAAGGAGCTCCCGGTCGCCCGGGTCCTGGTGAACAAGGGCGTGCTCCATCTCGACCAGTACTTCGACTACGCCGTCCCCGAGGAGCTCGACGCCGACGCCCAGCCCGGGGTCCGGGTACGCGTGCGGTTCGGCGCCGGGGGACGCAATGTGCAGGGCGGGCGGCGCGAGGGCGGCGGGCTGATCGACGGATTCCTCATCGAGCGGCTCGCCGAGTCCGACTATCAGGGCGCCCTTGCCGCCCTCGCCTATGTGGTCTCCCCGGAGCCCGTGCTCGGACCGGAGCTGCTGGCGCTGTCGCGGGCCGTCGCCGACCGGTACGCGGGCAGCCTCGCCGATGTGCTCCAGCTCGCCGTCCCGCCGCGCAACGGGCGGGCCGAGGCCAAGCCGTCCCCGGCCCCCCTGCCGCCGCCCGCGGCGCCCGGTCCGGGCAGCTGGGAGCGGTACGGACAGGGCCCCGCCTTCCTGCGGGCACTGGCCGCCGGTGGTGCGCCGCGGGCCGTGTGGACCGCGCTGCCGGGACCGCACTGGCCGCGGGAGATCGCCCTCGCCGTCGCGGCGACGCTCTCCTCGGGGCGCGGTGCGCTGGTCGTCGTACCGGACGGACGGGCCGCCGGCCGGATGGACGCCGCGCTGACCGAGGTGCTGGGGGACGGCCGGCACGCCCTGCTCACCGCGGACTCCGGACCCGAGAAGCGCTACCGCCAGTGGCTCGCCGTGCGCCGGGGCTCGGTACGGGCGGTCGTCGGCACCCGGGCCGCGATGTTCGCCCCCGTGGCCGATCTCGGCCTGGTCGTCATCTGGGACGACGGGGACTCCAGCCACAGCGATGACAACGCCCCCTTCCCGCATGTCCGCGAGGTCCTGGAGCTACGGGCGGCACACGGCGGATGTGCCTTCCTGCTCGGCTCGACGGGCTGCACCGTGGAGGCCGCCCAGCTCGTGGAGAGCGGCTGGGCACTGCCCCTGAGCGCGGACCGGGACAAGCTGCGGGCCGCGGCGCCCCTGATCCGTACGGTCGGCGACGGCGAACTCGCCCGGGACGGGGCGGCGAGGACCGCCCGGCTGCCCAGCCTGGCCTGGCAGACCGTGCGGGACGGGCTGCGTTCCGGCCCGGTGCTGGTCCAGGTGCCGCGCCGGGGTTACGCCCCCCGGCTCGCCTGCGAGCGCTGTCGCACTCCGGCCCGGTGCCGGCACTGCGCGGGGCCGCTGGAGGCCCCCGACCAGCGGGACCTCGACTGCGCCTGGTGCGGCCGCGCCGAGCGGGCCTGGCACTGCACGGCCTGCGGGTCCACCCGGCTGCGCGCCCGGGTCGTCGGAGCCCGCCGGACCGCCGAGGAGCTGGGCCGGGCCTTTCCCGCGGTGCCGGTCCGGACCTCGGGGCGCGACCACATCCTGGACGCCGTACCGGGCGCACCCGCGCTCGTCGTCAGTACGCCGGGGGCCGAGCCCGTCGCCGAGGGCGGCTATGCCGCCGCGCTGCTGCTCGACGGCTGGGCGATGCTCACCCGACCGGATCTGCGGGCCGGGGAGGAGGCGCTGCGCCGCTGGACCGCCGCGGCGTCGCTGGTCCGGGGGCAGGACGAGGGCGGCACGGTGGTGATCGTGGCCGAGCCGACGCTGCGGCCCGTGCAGGCGCTGGTGCGCTGGGACCCGGCCGGGTTCGCCCGGCGTGAGCTGGCGGAGCGCGCCGAGCTGGGCTTCCCTCCGGTGTCCCGGATGGCTTCGGTGACCGGTCCGGCCGAGGCCCTGGCCGGTTTCCTCGCCACGGCCGGACTGCCGCCGGAGGCCGAGATCCTGGGTCCCGTGCCGGTACCGGCTGCCGAACCGGGCAGGCCGCGCCGGCCGTGGGACGCGCCGCCCGGCGAGACCTGGGAGCGGGCACTGATCCGGGTGGTCCCGGGCCGCGGAGCGGCGCTCGCCGCCGCGCTGAAGGGGGCGCGGGCGGCGCGTACGGCCAGGGGCGGGGGCGACCCGATCCGGATCAGGATCGACCCGCCGGACATCGGCTGA
- the metK gene encoding methionine adenosyltransferase produces the protein MSRRLFTSESVTEGHPDKIADQISDTILDALLREDPTSRVAVETLITTGLVHVAGEVTTKAYADIPNLVRNKVLEIGYDSSKKGFDGASCGVSVSIGAQSPDIAQGVDTAYEKRVEGASQRDGEDELDKQGAGDQGLMFGYACDETPELMPLPIHVAHRLSRRLSEVRKNGTIPYLRPDGKTQVTIEYDGDKAVRLDTVVVSSQHASDIDLDSLLAPDIREFVVEHVLAQLIEDGIKLDTEGYRLLVNPTGRFEIGGPMGDAGLTGRKIIIDTYGGMARHGGGAFSGKDPSKVDRSAAYAMRWVAKNVVAAGLAARCEVQVAYAIGKAEPVGLFVETFGTAAIETEKIENAIGEVFDLRPAAIIRDLDLLRPIYAQTAAYGHFGRELPDFTWERTDRVDALRRAAGL, from the coding sequence GTGTCCCGCCGTCTCTTCACCTCGGAATCTGTGACCGAGGGTCACCCCGACAAGATCGCTGACCAGATCAGCGACACGATTCTCGACGCCCTCCTGCGCGAGGACCCCACCTCGCGCGTCGCCGTCGAGACCTTGATCACCACTGGTCTGGTGCATGTCGCGGGTGAGGTCACGACCAAGGCCTACGCCGACATTCCCAACCTCGTGCGCAACAAGGTCCTGGAGATCGGCTACGACTCCTCCAAGAAGGGCTTCGACGGCGCCTCCTGCGGTGTCTCGGTGTCCATCGGCGCACAGTCCCCGGACATCGCCCAGGGCGTCGACACCGCCTACGAGAAGCGCGTCGAGGGTGCCTCCCAGCGGGACGGGGAGGACGAACTCGACAAGCAGGGTGCGGGCGACCAGGGCCTGATGTTCGGCTACGCCTGCGACGAGACGCCCGAGCTGATGCCGCTCCCGATCCATGTGGCACACCGGCTCTCGCGCCGCCTCTCGGAGGTCCGCAAGAACGGGACCATCCCCTACCTGCGCCCCGACGGCAAGACCCAGGTCACCATCGAGTACGACGGTGACAAGGCCGTCCGGCTCGACACGGTCGTGGTCTCCTCGCAGCACGCGAGCGACATCGACCTGGACTCCCTGCTGGCGCCGGACATCCGTGAGTTCGTCGTCGAGCACGTCCTGGCGCAGCTCATCGAGGACGGCATCAAGCTGGACACCGAGGGCTACCGTCTGCTGGTGAACCCGACCGGACGGTTCGAGATCGGTGGCCCGATGGGCGACGCCGGGCTCACCGGTCGCAAGATCATCATCGACACCTACGGCGGCATGGCCCGGCACGGCGGCGGCGCCTTCTCGGGCAAGGACCCGTCCAAGGTCGACCGCTCGGCGGCGTACGCGATGCGCTGGGTCGCGAAGAACGTCGTCGCCGCGGGTCTCGCCGCCCGCTGCGAGGTCCAGGTCGCGTACGCGATCGGCAAGGCCGAGCCGGTGGGCCTGTTCGTCGAGACGTTCGGCACGGCCGCCATCGAGACCGAGAAGATCGAGAACGCCATCGGTGAGGTCTTCGACCTCCGCCCGGCCGCGATCATCCGTGACCTCGACCTGCTCCGCCCGATCTACGCCCAGACCGCGGCGTACGGTCACTTCGGCCGCGAACTCCCCGACTTCACCTGGGAGCGCACCGACCGCGTCGACGCCCTCCGTCGGGCCGCGGGCCTGTAG
- the coaBC gene encoding bifunctional phosphopantothenoylcysteine decarboxylase/phosphopantothenate--cysteine ligase CoaBC, which translates to MQKPKVVLGVSGGIAAYKACELLRRLTESGHDVRVVPTESSLHFVGAATWSALSGHPVSTEVWDDVHEVPHVRIGQGADLVVVAPATADMLARAAHGLADDLLTNTLLTARCPVVFAPAMHTEMWEHPATQENVATLRRRGAVVIEPAVGRLTGVDTGKGRLPDPGEIFEVCRRVLSRGPAAPDLAGRHVVISAGGTREPLDPVRYLGNRSSGKQGYALARTAVARGARVTLIEANTGLPDPAGADVLRVGTALQLREAVLKAAADADVVVMAAAVADFRPAEYAQGKIKKKDGQEPPAVALVRNPDILAEVAGGRARPEQIVVGFAAETDNVLANGREKLRRKGCDLLVVNEVGERKTFGSEENEAVVLSADGGEIPVPHGPKEDLADTVWDQVTSRFGQISHSPLRGI; encoded by the coding sequence GTGCAGAAGCCGAAGGTCGTCCTGGGGGTCAGCGGAGGCATCGCCGCCTACAAGGCGTGCGAGCTGCTGCGCCGGCTGACCGAGTCCGGGCACGACGTACGCGTCGTGCCGACCGAGTCCTCGCTCCACTTCGTCGGCGCCGCCACCTGGTCGGCGCTCTCCGGACACCCCGTCTCCACCGAGGTCTGGGACGACGTCCACGAGGTGCCGCACGTGCGCATCGGACAGGGGGCCGACCTCGTCGTCGTCGCCCCGGCCACCGCGGACATGCTCGCCAGGGCTGCCCACGGCCTCGCGGACGACCTCCTCACCAACACTCTGCTCACCGCGCGCTGTCCGGTGGTCTTCGCGCCCGCCATGCACACCGAGATGTGGGAGCACCCCGCCACCCAGGAGAACGTGGCCACGCTGCGCCGCCGGGGCGCCGTCGTCATCGAGCCCGCCGTCGGCCGGCTCACCGGCGTCGACACCGGCAAGGGCCGGCTGCCCGACCCCGGAGAGATCTTCGAGGTCTGCCGCCGGGTCCTGAGCCGCGGCCCCGCCGCGCCCGACCTCGCGGGCCGCCATGTGGTGATCAGCGCGGGCGGCACCCGTGAACCCCTCGACCCCGTCCGCTACCTGGGCAACCGCTCCTCCGGGAAGCAGGGGTACGCCCTGGCGCGTACCGCTGTCGCCCGAGGGGCCAGGGTCACCCTGATCGAGGCCAACACGGGACTGCCCGACCCGGCCGGCGCCGATGTCCTGCGCGTGGGGACCGCGCTCCAGCTGCGCGAGGCCGTACTGAAGGCCGCCGCGGACGCGGACGTCGTGGTGATGGCGGCGGCCGTCGCCGATTTCCGGCCGGCCGAGTACGCCCAGGGAAAGATCAAGAAGAAGGACGGCCAGGAGCCCCCCGCCGTCGCCCTGGTCCGCAACCCCGACATCCTCGCCGAGGTCGCGGGCGGGCGGGCCCGGCCGGAGCAGATCGTCGTGGGATTCGCCGCCGAGACCGACAACGTCCTGGCCAACGGCCGGGAGAAACTCCGCCGCAAGGGCTGCGACCTGCTCGTGGTCAACGAGGTGGGGGAGCGCAAGACCTTCGGCTCGGAGGAGAACGAGGCCGTCGTGCTCTCCGCCGACGGCGGGGAGATCCCCGTGCCGCACGGCCCCAAGGAAGACCTCGCCGACACGGTGTGGGACCAGGTGACGTCGAGGTTCGGACAGATTTCACATTCGCCGCTTCGGGGGATCTAA
- the rpoZ gene encoding DNA-directed RNA polymerase subunit omega — protein MSSSITTPEGIINPPIDELLEATDSKYSLVIYAAKRARQINAYYSQLGEGLLEYVGPLVDTHVHEKPLSIALREINAGLLTSEAIEGPAQ, from the coding sequence GTGTCCTCTTCCATCACCACGCCCGAGGGCATCATCAACCCGCCGATTGATGAGCTCCTCGAAGCCACCGACTCGAAGTACAGCCTCGTGATCTACGCCGCCAAGCGCGCGCGCCAGATCAACGCGTACTACTCGCAGCTCGGTGAAGGCCTCCTCGAGTACGTCGGTCCGCTCGTCGACACCCACGTGCACGAGAAGCCGCTCTCGATCGCGCTCCGCGAGATCAACGCGGGCCTGCTGACCTCCGAGGCCATCGAGGGCCCCGCGCAGTAG
- the gmk gene encoding guanylate kinase, with protein MAATSRGTSPVPPDVRPRLTVLSGPSGVGKSTVVAHMRKVHPEVWLSVSATTRRPRPGESDGVHYFFVDDEEFDKLVANGELLEWAEFAGNRYGTPRRAVLDRLEAGEPVLLEIDLQGARLVRQSMPEARLVFLAPPSWDELVRRLTGRGTEPPEVIERRLAAARIELAAEAEFDTTLVNTSVEDVARELLALMLQASAHRDSSD; from the coding sequence ATGGCTGCAACATCCCGGGGGACGTCCCCCGTACCCCCGGACGTACGTCCGCGGCTGACCGTGCTCTCCGGCCCCTCGGGGGTCGGCAAGAGCACGGTCGTCGCTCATATGCGCAAGGTTCACCCCGAGGTCTGGCTCTCGGTGTCGGCGACGACCCGCAGGCCGCGCCCCGGGGAGAGCGACGGTGTCCACTACTTCTTCGTGGACGACGAGGAGTTCGACAAGCTCGTCGCCAACGGCGAACTGCTGGAGTGGGCCGAGTTCGCGGGCAACCGGTACGGCACGCCGCGCCGGGCCGTGCTCGACCGCCTGGAGGCCGGCGAGCCGGTCCTGCTGGAGATCGATCTCCAGGGGGCCCGGCTCGTCCGGCAGTCCATGCCCGAAGCGCGCCTGGTCTTCCTCGCCCCGCCGAGCTGGGACGAACTGGTGCGCCGGCTCACCGGCCGCGGGACCGAACCCCCCGAGGTCATCGAGCGCAGGCTCGCCGCCGCCAGGATCGAACTGGCCGCCGAGGCGGAGTTCGATACGACGCTGGTCAACACCTCCGTCGAGGATGTGGCCCGTGAGCTGCTAGCCTTGATGTTGCAGGCTTCCGCCCACCGTGACAGCAGCGACTGA